In Sparus aurata chromosome 2, fSpaAur1.1, whole genome shotgun sequence, a single genomic region encodes these proteins:
- the LOC115572909 gene encoding mRNA decay activator protein ZFP36 — MSEMLDDILTKNFMNLALDEVLLSQQPQLKVPGQSRLNRSASFFSPPTPPASSSHSMSTEHVNYNDNGSPLWPSNIWSQGPVSKPKQLPFRPDRSMSLTESSSSLLNSFAQLKNLEAFPSGPATTVAPPPGFPPSSNLPPQVQPMVSPNRYKTELCRGFQETGSCKYGSKCQFAHGEAELRGLYRHPKYKTEPCRTFYNFGYCPYGSRCHFIHEDKASGGPLQSSKFQNQQQPPTAARHQLRQSVSFAGFLGSRSSPPPSFPSSFNDPNMGFSRAPSVSPPPADLLSPVFADSLPREAAAFQFGNHQTRASTGDIHNIPLILEPKASRCVCGHGNNFNSNNSRAFANVEDGHHQDGKLFPGPGGFMKPAGLQRFSSEDSLEDSYSSSSGGSSGTESPTFDGSATKRLTVFERLSLSD, encoded by the exons ATGTCCGAAATGCTTGACGACATCCTCACAAAG AACTTCATGAACCTGGCCCTGGATGAAGTCTTGCTCTCGCAACAGCCTCAACTCAAAGTCCCAGGGCAGAGTCGCCTCAACCGGTCAGCTTCCTTCTTCtctccccccacccctcctGCCTCCTCGAGCCACAGCATGAGCACCGAGCATGTTAACTACAACGACAATGGCAGCCCTCTCTGGCCTTCCAACATCTGGAGCCAGGGCCCTGTCTCCAAACCCAAACAGCTGCCCTTCAGGCCCGACCGCTCCATGAGTCTGACCGAGtccagcagcagcctgctcAACTCCTTCGCACAGCTGAAGAACCTGGAGGCTTTCCCCTCAGGCCCTGCCACCACTGTGGCTCCACCGCCGGGCTTCCCTCCCTCGTCTAACCTCCCACCCCAGGTCCAACCGATGGTGTCCCCTAATCGTTACAAGACTGAACTGTGTCGTGGCTTCCAGGAGACCGGCAGCTGCAAGTATGGCAGTAAATGCCAGTTTGCCCATGGCGAGGCAGAGCTGAGGGGACTGTACCGCCACCCTAAGTACAAGACGGAGCCCTGCAGAACCTTCTACAACTTCGGCTACTGCCCTTATGGCTCTCGCTGCCACTTCATCCATGAGGATAAAGCCAGCGGTGGTCCGTTACAATCTTCTAAATTCCAGAATCAACAGCAACCACCCACAGCAGCTCGCCACCAGCTCCGCCAGAGTGTCAGCTTCGCTGGGTTCCTGGGCTCCCGCagctcacctcctccatcattcCCTTCATCCTTCAATGATCCTAACATGGGGTTCAGCCGtgctccctctgtttctccacctcctgctgatCTCCTCTCCCCAGTGTTTGCCGACTCCCTGCCGCGGGAGGCAGCCGCATTCCAGTTTGGCAACCATCAGACCCGTGCCAGCACCGGAGACATCCACAACATTCCTCTCATCCTGGAGCCAAAGGCCTCACGCTGTGTGTGTGGCCATGGAAATAActttaacagcaacaacagcagagctTTTGCCAACGTGGAGGATGGGCACCACCAGGACGGCAAGCTGTTTCCTGGTCCTGGGGGATTCATGAAGCCTGCTGGACTCCAGCGCTTCTCCTCAGAGGACTCCCTGGAGGacagctacagcagcagcagcggcggctcCAGTGGAACCGAGTCTCCGACATTCGATGGGTCAGCCACCAAGAGGCTCACCGTGTTTGAACGCCTGTCCCTGTCCGACTGA